Genomic window (Manduca sexta isolate Smith_Timp_Sample1 chromosome 26, JHU_Msex_v1.0, whole genome shotgun sequence):
CATGGATAGCCATGGTTTTTGGTCATAAATTCttagatattttcataaaaagttCAAGAGTTTTTGGCAATGTgtatataacaaacataaagcTTAGTAAAACCTCTCTGATAGCACAGGATGTGGATTCATCAAAGGTGAAAAGATATTATGATCTGGGGGATGTGTTTCAAGCTATGAAATATCATTTGGGAACTTATTTCAGAACGTTTTTTAAGTTTCTTATCTATCAAGATTTTGTAACATTGCTAACCCATTGCATTTTGCTTATATCCTTTGTAGTGTTTGTCTATATAAATGGTTCAATTGTGGTTGGTGACAAAAAGGCCCATGAAGCTACACTCCACCTGCCCCAATTATTTTACTTCTCTCTTTTTTATGGGTTTTTCGGTTTGCCATATGCATTAGCCAAGTTAGGATCAACATTGAAACTGATATTCAGTCAGAAATTAAGAGTGTTCTTGCTAATCATAGTCTGTCTCGttattgttcattttaatacaatcACACATCCTTATTTACTGGCAGATAATCGTCATTTTACATTCTACATTTGGAACAGGTGGTTTGGTAAATATGAATTTGCTAAATATGCAACAGTTCCTGTgtatgtttttctattttacagCCTGTATGATAATCTGAGAGATCAAAATTGCATATCATTCCTTTTACCTTACTCTGTCAGTACAATATTGGTCTTAGCTTTGCAAAAATTAATTGAAGTGAGATATTTTTTGGTtccttacataattttaagattgCGCTTTGTGAGGCCTtcatataaaatagttatttttgagtTTTTATGGTATGTTCTAATTAATGTTGCGGCATTCCATGTATTCTTTTCTCGAGCAGTGTATTGGAAAGATTTTGATGATGCACAGAGAATCATATGGTAAATATCTAACCGTAGTCTATGTAAAACCTATATTAAAGGTGCTATTTAAATCCCAGTGTGTCAAaagcttttgtttttaatttttagcaaACTTCAAAAACTGAGGTTCTTATATGATCATTCCTCAGTTCATGTCAATTGATATAAAAAGGATGTAGCGTTAATAGCACTAAGAGTTATCGGGTCGTGAGTGCATACATTTATTACATGAAAATGCTTGATTGTaggtatttgaatattaaagcCTGTTTCAGTAAAAACGCCAAAGGTATCCAGATATTTTCCCACCAGGGCGGCGCTACTGGAGTGCGTTGGCTTAAAACGATACTTGTAACTGCCACTTTAAGCTAGTGAACTGTCCAACGTGTAACGAAACTCCGGTCTTACGaagattttgtatttgtaatgacTTGATATGTAACATCAGCCCAATTAAATCAAGCGAAATCTAGGCTAAAAAACCGTTTACCCTAATGCACTgccataaatgtttttttagcaTGTTTAAAATCACCTAATACAAATACTAtctttgcttttaaataaatttaacaaaaagacATATCAATTTAATAAGCCCATATCACTATTTCCTACCacgttgcattattttttaataattcgttAATCAAATATGATACCCTCTTTGCTTCTCTTTACCTTCAAAATAGGTTTTCGATATCATAAATTCTCTTGAATAATTGTGTATGTTTTGgacagtttatatatttttttattaatagaaatgaTATAAACTGCCAAAGTTGTAATATCCTGAGTGGGTTGACTGTAATGAATATAAgctatcaaattttatttaagaagaGTTCATCACtgaaatatgtaacaaattGTTTCATAGAAACTGTAAGCCAAGTTTCTAGTCATTGAGCCATAATAAGACACTTGATGGACCCATCCTACACTACACTtggaaatacaaataaagtttaAGATTGATTCACTAAACATCCAACTTATGGGTGTTGTGACATGAGACATCACTCCAAAGGGAATTATATATGAAGCATCACTTGTGTAATGTTAATTCatataaggcgcgttggggtaagatcgtaggaggtgtaacatcgtataaatcaaataactcgcaattgtgttataatttttatttttggacaacactacctgcgaccccatcttgttttctacgttccactagttcacatgattAATTCCgtcaaataattaatgtttacggtgctaagaaacagaatatcggtatttcgtcgttccctggtagatccggattaaccccacgcaagaatttgcctaattttatttgagtatttactgttttcaattaactttttagttatatagtatcataaaggaaataaatcttgtgacttctttattcaaatttgtcaaaatacctatattccctgagatccgatctttacccatacaattatttgtcgttaaagaacggataaaaatcgttcgacctagcacttgtaaaatattgcaagtttatgtcaaaatttatacacgaaaacgtctgaactcagtaattatgtaattttttttagctcaggtgaatgatcaattttgtttatttgttacttatttacacgtgtatgtactatttcttcgaatatttttaaaaatatctacagtgtcactcatgtggggtaagatcgtatgcctagaactattaaaaaaacaaagttcgctactaaaaatatcttaagaaatttataaaaaaaattgtatgtttataaatgactataaagatcagaatatactctttttgtggattttagaatccaattaacatagacggttttagagagcagtccgaactatacctgtgaaggtcctatctttctcacacatttctaaaagtatggtacttttttaaagctttataaaacatgaactgttatatttaagaaattgaaaaaatatataccatttagtatatttaataacatatagcaagttaataattcattatgataacttctataaaattcttgtaaaaaaataattcgagaacactgtttaacacgttgaaaaagcgtccgatttaaccccaacgcaccttagtGTAGTGGTTGTACATAAATGGCTGAATAACAGTAATTGAATAAtgaacattaatattatgatatctaGCTTTAAGATCGAATTAGCaattaataccaaaatatatataatttgtaattatgttttttgtaaaataaatgcattttaataattaaattgaggttttatgatgtttttataACCTTTTAAAGACAAAACTTCTTATTGGGAAAATCTTTCACCAAAAAGAGGagcatatttcaaatttatgcGATTGCAATACTTAATCTGGCTAATGTGACCTTGAGTGtcacacacatcatgcatttatccccgaacgggtatgcagagacgcaaccagggcacctacttttcgccaagtgtgttccgtcccatgatgtgataaaggacgagcctatcgttatatcgggcactaattccagactccgggctgatacggTGCAccaaaacccaaatatcactttggcgTTTTCCACTCTTCTTTGAGTGTCaactatattatataccatAATTAGTATTCCATTATAATTACTGGCATGaacctttgttatttttacgCAGATATgggtttgtaaataaaaacaagataattctacaatataatgtattttataaaatttaaaacattaaaacgttTATTAATCGTAGAAGATCCGCACATCTTCAAACTTGATAcatttttgttatgtaaataacatttttgttatgtaaataacaaaaatgtatcaAGTCACTTAAGTcagttaaatgttaaaaaacgaCGAGACGAATGTCACTCGCCTGATGATAAGGTCCGTAttacatagtataataatataaggtaAATACTACAGTTGCATTTATGCAgggatttaaataataataatatattatactaggtaCACATTGTACTACATTGCGTTCGTTACTCTGAGATAGCTTAGtgttttattcttaaataagtTAACTTTtgtaaaagaatattaattatatttgtaaattaacttcATAATAGGTATAAATCGATATTCACTAACAAAATGCTTTACTAATGATAATACACCGGGACTTGGAACGTCTATTTCACATCTACGAAATCaactaaaaaacaaacaagtgtTAAGCTTACAATAAATTACGACTTATGGCCGTTTGTTTACTTTCTTCCTTATGTATTTCGAATCTCATCTGTCAGATATAAAGCCTTAAAATTTTACATCTTATCTGTCAGATATAAAACCTTACACTTTTACATCTTATCTGTCACATATAAAACCTTAAAGTTTTACATCTGATGTCAGATATAAAACCTGGAAGTTTTATGTctactaatttataaattaccaGTGGCGTAGCTAGGAATAGGCGAAGTGGGTCCTTCCTCACGGCCATCTATATGTTTTTCAATATTCACCCATCGcacgtttatattttttcactgtCATAAATAGATATGTCGTGTCAAAGCATGTTTGGTAGGATAAATTTATTGGGTAGATCTTGGGAATGAAAAAGAAGGAGACTTCGCCCACGTCTATACATATTAGTCCACGCATCGCCACTGAACATGACCTACTAGTAAAAATTAGAATAAATGCTCATTAAAGTGACTAAAAATGGTTGGTTATGAAGCAAAATCCAATTCGTACAGGCATAATTTATGACGTCACAAGCCTGGCAAACGAAGTAAGTACGTGAaatgtacttaatttatatatttcgttataagtacaaaaataaattatataaggaTCTAATTATCGAATTTCACATTTAGTGTGATCTAAGCTTGAAAGTGCTTCCACCTCTGGCGAATACGCCTGTTTACGCTCGCGTTGCTATTCGTGCTATGCTACACTCGCACAGTCTACTGCCCGTGTGCAAGTAACCTGCGCTACTTTTGCCTTCCGGCATCCTAAGAAGCTATTTTTACAATTTGGACCATGAATGGTCCAACCTGGTTTGTTTGCGCGAAAACTGCGAGTGAGCAGGTTCCACACATCGAGCcgtttttaaattgttagtAACGTGATACGCCAAACAGCAATGCGCATGCGGCATATTATATACTGCGCATGTGCCATATGTGTACAcacatttatataagtactagcttttgcccgcggctccgcccgcgttataaagtttttcaggctaaagttttccgttataaaagtagtagtttcccgggagccttgttcttcccagggtctcaaactgtctccataccaaatttcatcttaatacgttaggtagtttttgagtttaacacgttcaggcagacagatgcagcgggggacttttgttttataatatattttttagaactttttaagaggaacaatcccgtcatacatcattgttgcataactttaatcgtttacgcagcgcacgcaacggaagctctcaaaactaataatttttcctcgatttgcaacatgtttcattactgttccgctcctattggtcatagcgtaattatatatagcctatagcactccaggaacaaagggctatccaacacaaaaagattttttcagttgaaaccggtagttcctgagattagacattactgctccgctcctattggtcatagcgtgatgatatataactttgagcactccacaaacaaaggactattcaacacaaaagaatttttcagtttgaatcggtagtttctgagattagccattactgctccgctcctattgggtatagcgtgatgatatatagcctatagcactccacgaacaaaaggctatccaacgcaaaaataatttttctgttgggaccggtagttcctgagtttagccattactgctccgctcctattgggtatagcgtgatgatatatagcctatagcactccacaaacaaagggctatccaacacaaaaagaatttttcagttcgaaccggtagttcctgagataagacattactgccccgctcctattgggtatagcgtgatgatatatagcctatagcactccacgaacaaagggctatccaacgcaaaaagaatttttcagtttggaccggtagttcctgagattagcgcgttcaaacaaacaaacaaacaaacaaa
Coding sequences:
- the LOC115450758 gene encoding putative Dol-P-Glc:Glc(2)Man(9)GlcNAc(2)-PP-Dol alpha-1,2-glucosyltransferase — encoded protein: MADSRTSYYLPLLVVLSTYFIASKYVFDKVNSESGIIIDELFHLPQGQLYCNRNFTYWDPKITTLPGLYIVSSALVGPYFDCTVYNLRFVNLLASCINLLLFSSILKYVYFNDNLKIVLQALSLALLPPLYFFSYVYYSDTLSITFLLAFSRLCLTNRYKFLMFIFGAFSILMRQTNIAWIAMVFGHKFLDIFIKSSRVFGNVYITNIKLSKTSLIAQDVDSSKVKRYYDLGDVFQAMKYHLGTYFRTFFKFLIYQDFVTLLTHCILLISFVVFVYINGSIVVGDKKAHEATLHLPQLFYFSLFYGFFGLPYALAKLGSTLKLIFSQKLRVFLLIIVCLVIVHFNTITHPYLLADNRHFTFYIWNRWFGKYEFAKYATVPVYVFLFYSLYDNLRDQNCISFLLPYSVSTILVLALQKLIEVRYFLVPYIILRLRFVRPSYKIVIFEFLWYVLINVAAFHVFFSRAVYWKDFDDAQRIIW